Proteins from a single region of Hermetia illucens chromosome 3, iHerIll2.2.curated.20191125, whole genome shotgun sequence:
- the LOC119651673 gene encoding uncharacterized protein LOC119651673: MVKVSLFCLLVVAVISANAQGLGFFGFGGGFGFGPGVDFHNIVLQSAAAKLSAQNLPEDLQNRLTDSLARAELAYVGCENGVYWQYRRCTALEMKNALTEIKAIENELNLRNAATSAAPVESVSGNAVVEENTGK, from the exons ATGGTGAAAGTCAGCTTATTTTGCCTACTAGTGGTTGCGGTTATCTCCGCCAAT GCCCAAGGACTTGGATTTTTCGGATTCGGTGGTGGGTTCGGTTTTGGACCGGGAGTAGACTTCCACAATATTGTTCTGCAATCAGCAGCAGCTAAATTAAGTGCCCAAAACTTACCAGAAGACCTTCAAAATCGACTCACAGATAGTCTGGCAAGAGCTGAATTGGCTTACGTTGGTTGCGAGAATGGTGTCTATTGGCAGTACAGACGTTGCACCGCTTTGGAGATGAAAAACGCATTAACTGAAATCAAAGCAATTGAGAATGAACTGAACTTGAGGAACGCTGCAACTTCAGCAGCACCAGTTGAATCAGTTTCAGGTAATGCTGTTGTTGAAGAGAATACCGGAAAATGA